One window from the genome of Indicator indicator isolate 239-I01 chromosome 6, UM_Iind_1.1, whole genome shotgun sequence encodes:
- the STX17 gene encoding syntaxin-17, with protein sequence MSEDDEKVKLRRIEPAIQKFIKVAIPTDLERLRKHQINIEKYQRCRLWDRLHEEHINAGRTVQQLRANMREMEKLCLRVRQEDIPVLQRMINPVKEEASFAIKDFLQLHSESAEELKRQREGQEDTSLTRSATVGGETLYNTEVKDGSQSLIQISSRLPEIPQEENAAESWETLEGDLVELSQLVTDFSLLVSSQQEKIDRIEDHVNTAAVNVEEGTKNLGKAAKYKLAALPVAGAVIGGVVGGPIGLLAGFKVAGIAAALGGGILGFTGGKLIQKRKQKMIEQVSSSCPELSCQSAKKSS encoded by the exons ATGTCTGAAGATGATGAAAAAGTTAAACTGCGTCGAATTGAGCCTGCCATTCAGAAATTCATTAAAGTGGCAATTCCAACAGATTTGGAAAGGTTGAGAAAACACCAAATAAATATTGAGAAG tACCAGAGGTGCAGGCTCTGGGACAGATTGCATGAAGAGCACATTAACGCAGGACGAACAGTTCAG CAACTCCGTGCCAATATGAGAGAAATGGAGAAGCTCTGTTTGCGAGTCCGACAGGAAGACATCCCAGTTCTGCAGAGAATGATAAATCCTGTTAAAGAGGAAGCTTCATTTGCCATAAAAGACTTCCTGCAGCTCCATTCTGAATCTGCAGAAGAACTTAAAAGGCAACGTGAAGGACAGGAGGATACCTCTTTAACCAGATCTGCAACTGTAGGAGGAG AAACTTTATATAACACAGAAGTGAAGGACGGCTCCCAAAGTCTAATCCAGATCTCCTCCCGCCTTCCCGAAATACCTCAGGAAGAAAACGCAGCTGAGTCCTGGGAAACTTTAGAAGGG GACTTGGTTGAGCTTAGCCAGTTGGTGACTGACTTTTCTCTCTTAGTCAGT TCTCAGCAGGAGAAGATTGACAGGATTGAAGACCATGtcaacactgctgctgtgaatgTTGAAGAGGGAACCAAAAACTTGGGGAAG GCTGCAAAATAcaagctggcagctctgcctgtggcaggtgCAGTCATTGGAGGAGTGGTGGGGGGTCCTATTGGTCTCCTTGCAGGCTTCAAAGTGGCAGGAATTGCAGCTGCACTTGGTGGTGGGATTTTGGGTTTCACAGGTGGAAAACtgatacaaaaaagaaaacaaaaaatgattgagcaggtctcttccagctgtcCAGAGCTTTCTTGCCAAAGTGCCAAAAAATCCAGCTGA